The following are encoded in a window of Rhodothermus bifroesti genomic DNA:
- a CDS encoding TonB-dependent receptor, translating into MRVRLLASLWLGLVTQAAWAQSGKLAGRVTDAQGTPLPGATVFVEGTTLGAAADIEGDYVVLRIPPGTYRVRFSMVGYQTKLVEGVVIASNQTTTLNISLEEALLTGQEVVVVADRPVVDVTLTSTMATVSRQEIEQLPVQRLEDLVNLQAGVVDGHFRGGRLGEVQYQVDGVTVNNPFNNQSMLTLDRSVLQEVQVIQGTFDAEYGQALSGVVNAVLRSGAPDRYEFMVEAFGGDYLSPGSDSMWVRTAQGRMRVARFPFIDRFDPQSIRNLQASFSGPLPLVPHTTFLLNGQRYENQGHLMGQRRFRPLADDSTNFERGIFVENGDWAIVPMQFERRWSFLGKLSNRSLSNVVLNYQAVGGWVRRKQYNHAFRFNPDGTRTIREFSISHGLDVTYTPTPTTFAELSWRHNVFDHKNVRFEDVHHPLYFEYGAPQGSPVYEDGAVVQGVDLGRFVQHTNALVVKLALTSQVTKVHLVKAGLEVQPFILKFGVPGLITQGDIGGRQGLVVREDSIGARVLTYKPVQGAAFVQDRVEWGNLRIRLGLRLEFFDANGRVPSDWENPANAIPGAPPSRLVPTSVKWAIAPRLGVSFPILANASVFFSYGHFYQMPGLGLLFDNADYTILRDLQAGNVSYTVMGNPDLKPEFTALYEFGFKAALTADLGVDVNLFYKDIRDLLGVAFQSTYTAAEYARFTNVDFGHVRGFTLSLDQRRLGPLSVAIDYTYQEALGNSSDPRETANRAAAGEDPRPRQVPLNWDQRHTLNVSVLLSQAERYALTGILRLASGQPYTPTLGSGFGAELEPNSGRKPSAVLIDVQAEKYFRLAGLPLVLFARVFNVLDTHYFNGFVFADTGSPFYTLNPIAQRNPDPARLYPPRRVEFGIRLQGSWSANAR; encoded by the coding sequence ATGCGTGTCAGGCTTCTGGCAAGTTTATGGCTGGGGTTGGTAACGCAGGCCGCTTGGGCGCAAAGCGGTAAGCTGGCCGGTCGCGTCACCGATGCTCAGGGTACGCCTCTACCTGGAGCCACCGTATTTGTGGAAGGCACTACGCTGGGTGCAGCAGCCGACATCGAAGGCGATTATGTGGTACTCCGGATTCCGCCTGGTACTTATCGGGTGCGTTTTAGCATGGTCGGCTATCAGACCAAGCTTGTAGAGGGCGTTGTCATTGCCTCAAACCAAACCACAACGCTCAACATCTCGCTTGAGGAGGCCTTGCTGACCGGACAAGAGGTAGTGGTGGTAGCCGATCGGCCAGTGGTCGATGTGACACTGACCAGTACCATGGCCACGGTGTCGCGACAGGAGATCGAGCAACTTCCCGTTCAGCGTCTGGAAGATCTTGTTAACCTGCAGGCCGGTGTGGTTGATGGACACTTTCGGGGCGGCCGTTTAGGCGAAGTGCAATATCAGGTCGATGGGGTGACCGTCAACAACCCCTTCAATAATCAGTCGATGCTGACCCTGGACCGATCGGTGCTGCAGGAAGTGCAGGTGATTCAGGGCACGTTCGATGCCGAGTATGGCCAAGCCCTTAGCGGTGTGGTAAATGCTGTGCTGCGAAGTGGTGCACCCGATCGCTATGAATTTATGGTAGAAGCTTTTGGTGGCGACTACCTAAGTCCAGGTAGTGATTCTATGTGGGTTCGCACGGCGCAAGGCCGGATGCGGGTAGCCCGTTTCCCTTTTATTGATCGTTTTGATCCCCAAAGCATCCGCAACCTGCAGGCCAGTTTTAGTGGTCCTTTGCCCCTAGTGCCGCATACCACCTTTCTGCTCAACGGCCAGCGTTATGAAAACCAGGGACATCTGATGGGCCAGCGGCGCTTTCGGCCGCTGGCCGACGACAGTACGAACTTCGAGCGTGGCATTTTTGTGGAAAACGGAGATTGGGCTATTGTGCCGATGCAGTTTGAGCGACGCTGGTCTTTCTTAGGCAAACTGAGCAACCGCAGCTTAAGCAATGTCGTGCTCAACTATCAGGCCGTTGGCGGATGGGTGCGTCGCAAGCAGTACAACCACGCCTTTCGCTTTAATCCAGATGGCACGCGTACCATTCGCGAGTTCTCCATTTCCCATGGTCTGGACGTAACCTACACGCCTACGCCTACGACGTTTGCCGAGCTTAGCTGGCGACACAACGTTTTTGACCATAAAAACGTGCGGTTTGAAGACGTGCACCACCCGCTTTACTTCGAATACGGGGCGCCACAGGGCAGTCCAGTCTATGAAGACGGGGCCGTTGTGCAAGGCGTGGATCTAGGGCGTTTTGTGCAGCACACCAATGCCCTTGTGGTCAAGCTAGCTCTGACCAGCCAGGTGACCAAAGTACATTTGGTGAAGGCCGGCCTTGAAGTGCAGCCGTTCATCTTAAAGTTTGGCGTTCCAGGCCTAATTACGCAAGGAGATATTGGCGGAAGGCAGGGCCTAGTGGTGCGTGAGGATTCTATTGGAGCACGGGTGCTGACGTACAAACCGGTTCAAGGCGCCGCGTTTGTGCAAGATCGGGTGGAATGGGGTAACCTGCGCATTCGGCTTGGCCTGCGGCTGGAATTCTTTGATGCCAATGGGCGCGTGCCCAGCGACTGGGAAAATCCTGCCAATGCCATTCCTGGTGCCCCACCTTCGCGCTTAGTGCCTACATCGGTCAAATGGGCGATTGCCCCCCGGCTGGGCGTGTCGTTCCCAATCTTGGCCAATGCCTCGGTCTTTTTCTCCTATGGCCATTTTTACCAGATGCCAGGGCTGGGGCTGCTGTTTGACAATGCAGACTACACGATCCTGCGGGATTTGCAAGCCGGAAATGTCAGCTATACGGTCATGGGCAACCCAGACCTAAAACCTGAATTTACAGCACTCTATGAGTTTGGCTTCAAAGCAGCCTTAACGGCAGACTTGGGTGTGGATGTCAATTTGTTTTACAAAGACATTCGGGACCTGCTGGGGGTGGCTTTTCAGTCGACCTACACGGCTGCAGAGTATGCCCGATTTACGAACGTGGATTTTGGTCATGTGCGAGGCTTTACGCTTTCACTGGACCAGCGCCGACTGGGGCCGCTGAGCGTGGCGATCGACTATACCTACCAAGAGGCTTTAGGCAACAGTAGTGATCCACGCGAAACAGCCAATCGGGCAGCGGCTGGCGAAGATCCGCGTCCGAGGCAGGTGCCGCTCAATTGGGACCAAAGGCATACGCTAAATGTCAGCGTATTGCTTAGCCAAGCTGAGCGCTACGCGCTAACTGGAATTTTACGTTTGGCCTCAGGACAGCCCTATACCCCTACGCTGGGCTCTGGCTTTGGGGCTGAGCTGGAACCCAACTCGGGCCGTAAGCCCTCGGCTGTGCTCATCGACGTGCAGGCGGAAAAGTATTTCCGCCTGGCAGGGTTGCCGCTTGTGCTTTTTGCTCGGGTGTTCAATGTGCTCGATACGCACTATTTCAACGGCTTTGTGTTTGCCGATACCGGAAGTCCGTTTTACACGCTTAACCCGATAGCTCAGCGTAACCCGGATCCAGCCCGCTTGTATCCGCCTCGACGGGTAGAGTTTGGCATTCGGCTTCAAGGAAGTTGGTCAGCAAACGCACGCTAA
- a CDS encoding PorV/PorQ family protein, translating into MKRGYWIALAGGLMLSSLSALAQTKVATTIGQVLLIEPSARAAAMGNAGVTVTVDAFGLYFNPGLPATLERSAVAITYSRWLADLNYTYTTALVQLGSSALSLALTTLNSGEMEVRTVEQPLGTGERFTVEQLVLGLGFSRRLTDRFSAGVQVKWLHETIWHSSLSALALDVGVFYELPFRAYLGASLSNFGTRGRYDGRDLRVRYDQDPNRHGDNSNLPAALHTESYQLPILFRVGMGLPLELGSGQQLLLVADAFEPSFNTESISLGAEWQLMNVLALRAGYQNLFEQDSELGLTLGMGLSYEVAKLRFQFDYAWASHAHLSAIHRLSASIAF; encoded by the coding sequence ATGAAGCGTGGCTATTGGATTGCTCTGGCAGGAGGGCTGATGCTGAGCAGCTTGAGTGCCTTGGCGCAGACGAAAGTGGCTACCACGATCGGGCAAGTGCTTTTAATTGAGCCCAGTGCACGCGCGGCAGCTATGGGAAACGCAGGTGTCACCGTAACGGTCGATGCCTTTGGTTTGTACTTTAATCCAGGACTCCCAGCTACGTTGGAACGCTCGGCCGTTGCCATAACCTATAGCCGCTGGTTGGCCGATTTGAACTACACGTATACAACAGCTTTGGTGCAGTTAGGGTCTAGTGCGCTTTCGCTGGCACTTACTACGCTAAACTCGGGCGAAATGGAGGTGCGCACGGTTGAGCAGCCGCTGGGTACGGGTGAGCGCTTCACGGTCGAGCAGCTGGTGTTGGGGTTGGGCTTCAGCCGCCGCTTGACGGACCGCTTTAGCGCAGGCGTGCAGGTTAAGTGGCTACACGAGACGATCTGGCATAGTAGCCTCTCAGCGTTGGCCTTGGATGTAGGCGTGTTTTACGAGCTGCCCTTTCGGGCTTATTTGGGCGCCAGCTTATCGAACTTCGGCACGCGGGGGCGTTATGATGGAAGGGATTTGCGTGTGCGCTACGATCAGGACCCCAATCGCCATGGAGACAATAGCAACCTGCCGGCCGCTTTGCACACCGAAAGCTACCAGCTCCCTATCCTGTTTCGGGTCGGGATGGGGTTGCCGCTCGAGCTTGGATCGGGGCAGCAGCTGCTGCTTGTTGCCGATGCATTTGAACCCAGTTTCAACACCGAAAGCATAAGCCTAGGTGCTGAATGGCAGTTGATGAACGTGTTGGCCTTGCGGGCGGGTTATCAAAATCTCTTTGAGCAGGATTCGGAGCTGGGATTAACCTTGGGTATGGGTCTGTCGTACGAAGTAGCGAAGCTGCGCTTTCAGTTTGATTATGCCTGGGCTAGCCATGCCCATTTGAGCGCAATTCACCGGTTGAGTGCCAGCATTGCCTTTTGA
- a CDS encoding glucoamylase family protein has protein sequence MWQWLGLLLVWGGLLPTAWAQQATWTLWEGTAGAAYEAASTGSFWGGDTLVLSGPGNRYLPLRTLADGQAVARLVFQHVEGGFWQLVMYQPERLSDLQTPDTLRLWLNAPAALPGVWLPEIALIDQEGHATATVALRAAAGIGWNAVRSGWQAGSQTDLALSVRYVSALPAELPRLGYPEDLWITFADAPLDTSQAAVGLPAHPARFMVQTFSGTQLPFRYQELNGDQTLSAVGEYFEVLTPEPETGRLRPTWRVEVIRTPSRPPSLGDRYLLAVDNDGIDSDPNSWQIFRIAWSDFGPLGRFDPARVAGFRLQAGAKPTYGLRELWIGRVEAVSHDLEGTPLPPPQGVRAVAGDSSVVLYWEPVAGAVRYRVYRQDEEALPFHLLAEVVPPEDYADLAVRNGQTYTYVLRSVDAQGRVSSDSAPVQATPQAGLEDAFLELVQRRAFTYFWQEANPTNGLIRDRSRPESPASIAAVGFGLSALTVGIDRGWISRDQGRGRVLRTLEFFWKAPQHAASNATGYQGFFYHFLDMQSGQRAWQSELSTIDTALLLAGVLHVRQYFDGQEPEEVRIRALADSLYHRVRWRWFAPRMPLLALGWTPESGFLPYDWTGYNEAMILYLLALGAPADSLPSAAWQAWTQTYRWATHYGYSFVEFPPLFGHQYSHVWIDFRGIQDAYMRQKGIDYFENSRRATLAQQAYHLANPNRYPNYGADEWGLTASDVPGGYLARGAPPPQNDEGTLAPTAPAGSIVFTPEASLWALRTMYRRYRNRLWGPYGFRDAYNVQQNWFATDYLGIDQGPIVLMIENLRTGAIWRRMMTHEAIVQGLARAGFRPVSTSAAPLGTCDPQSLRCFPNPFTRRLEVQYVLEGVARVTVYDVLGRVVAVYAPHWQPSGLQHMVLEATSWPAGPLLLELRGDSMRANCLLIHLKP, from the coding sequence ATGTGGCAATGGCTCGGCTTGCTGCTCGTATGGGGAGGACTGCTGCCCACTGCTTGGGCCCAACAGGCCACATGGACGCTGTGGGAAGGGACCGCAGGGGCAGCCTATGAAGCTGCTTCAACGGGCAGTTTTTGGGGGGGCGACACCTTGGTCCTCAGCGGTCCTGGCAACCGATATTTGCCGCTGCGCACGCTTGCCGATGGACAAGCAGTAGCTCGGCTGGTCTTCCAGCATGTTGAAGGAGGATTTTGGCAGCTGGTCATGTATCAGCCTGAGCGCTTAAGCGACTTGCAAACGCCCGACACGCTTCGCTTGTGGCTCAACGCGCCAGCTGCACTGCCGGGCGTTTGGTTGCCTGAAATTGCCCTAATCGATCAAGAAGGCCATGCAACGGCTACAGTGGCGCTCAGGGCAGCTGCAGGGATAGGATGGAACGCGGTCCGTAGCGGCTGGCAGGCCGGTAGCCAGACAGACCTGGCGTTGTCGGTGCGCTACGTGTCGGCGCTTCCGGCTGAGTTGCCACGCTTAGGCTATCCTGAAGACCTTTGGATCACGTTTGCCGATGCTCCCCTCGATACCTCGCAGGCAGCTGTTGGCTTACCAGCCCATCCTGCCCGTTTTATGGTGCAAACCTTTTCCGGAACGCAGCTGCCGTTTCGATACCAGGAGCTCAATGGCGATCAGACGCTCAGCGCAGTGGGTGAATATTTCGAGGTGCTTACCCCAGAGCCAGAAACAGGTCGGCTGCGCCCTACGTGGCGTGTAGAAGTTATCCGCACCCCGTCCCGTCCCCCCAGCCTAGGTGATCGCTACCTGCTGGCTGTAGATAACGACGGGATCGATAGCGATCCCAACAGCTGGCAAATTTTCCGGATTGCTTGGAGTGATTTTGGCCCCCTGGGTCGTTTTGATCCTGCTCGCGTAGCCGGCTTCCGCCTGCAAGCTGGTGCAAAGCCCACGTATGGGTTACGTGAGCTGTGGATCGGGCGGGTTGAAGCTGTTAGCCATGATCTTGAAGGGACGCCACTGCCACCGCCCCAAGGCGTGCGTGCGGTGGCCGGCGATTCCAGTGTCGTACTTTATTGGGAGCCGGTAGCTGGTGCTGTGCGCTACCGTGTCTACCGCCAAGATGAGGAGGCGTTGCCTTTTCACTTGCTGGCCGAAGTCGTCCCACCCGAAGATTATGCCGACCTAGCGGTTCGTAACGGCCAGACCTATACCTACGTGCTGCGCAGCGTGGATGCTCAGGGGCGCGTGAGCTCCGACAGCGCTCCAGTTCAGGCTACCCCTCAAGCCGGTCTGGAAGATGCGTTTTTGGAGCTCGTGCAGCGCCGAGCATTTACCTACTTTTGGCAGGAGGCCAACCCGACCAATGGCCTTATCCGAGACCGAAGCCGTCCTGAAAGTCCAGCCAGCATTGCGGCCGTGGGTTTTGGGCTTTCGGCGTTGACCGTGGGCATTGATCGGGGTTGGATTTCTCGGGACCAGGGGCGCGGGCGGGTCCTGCGTACACTGGAGTTTTTCTGGAAGGCACCTCAGCATGCGGCTTCGAATGCAACGGGCTACCAGGGCTTTTTCTATCATTTTCTGGACATGCAAAGCGGGCAAAGGGCCTGGCAGTCTGAACTCTCTACGATCGACACAGCCCTACTCCTGGCTGGAGTGCTTCACGTGCGGCAGTACTTCGATGGTCAGGAGCCAGAAGAAGTCCGCATTCGTGCCTTGGCCGACTCGCTGTACCATCGCGTCCGTTGGCGCTGGTTTGCTCCCCGCATGCCGCTACTGGCACTGGGATGGACGCCGGAGAGCGGCTTTCTGCCTTATGACTGGACCGGATACAACGAGGCCATGATCCTTTATCTGCTGGCCCTTGGCGCTCCCGCAGATTCCTTACCGTCGGCAGCTTGGCAAGCTTGGACGCAAACCTACCGATGGGCTACGCACTACGGCTACAGTTTTGTGGAATTTCCACCCCTTTTTGGACACCAATACAGTCATGTATGGATTGACTTTCGGGGCATTCAGGATGCCTACATGCGCCAAAAGGGCATCGATTACTTCGAGAACAGCCGTCGGGCTACGCTAGCCCAGCAGGCTTATCACCTGGCTAATCCTAACCGTTATCCGAACTACGGCGCTGACGAGTGGGGATTGACGGCTTCGGATGTGCCCGGAGGTTATCTAGCTCGAGGGGCACCACCGCCCCAGAACGACGAAGGTACCTTGGCCCCCACAGCCCCTGCCGGTTCAATTGTATTCACACCAGAAGCCTCCCTCTGGGCTTTGCGCACCATGTACCGCCGTTACCGCAACCGCTTATGGGGGCCCTATGGTTTTCGGGATGCCTATAACGTGCAGCAAAACTGGTTTGCAACCGACTACCTAGGGATCGATCAGGGTCCAATAGTGCTCATGATCGAGAACTTGCGCACAGGTGCCATCTGGCGGCGCATGATGACGCACGAAGCCATTGTGCAAGGATTAGCACGGGCAGGTTTTCGTCCTGTATCTACATCCGCTGCTCCACTTGGCACCTGCGACCCCCAATCGCTCCGGTGTTTCCCTAATCCGTTTACACGGCGTCTCGAAGTGCAGTATGTTCTAGAAGGGGTAGCACGGGTTACCGTGTACGATGTGCTGGGACGTGTGGTGGCGGTTTATGCACCGCATTGGCAACCATCTGGTTTGCAGCACATGGTGCTAGAGGCTACGAGCTGGCCGGCAGGTCCCCTACTGCTTGAGCTGCGTGGGGACTCGATGCGAGCAAACTGTCTACTTATTCATCTCAAACCATAA